A single window of Nicotiana tomentosiformis chromosome 1, ASM39032v3, whole genome shotgun sequence DNA harbors:
- the LOC104116134 gene encoding zinc finger protein ZAT10-like codes for MALEALKSPTTATPTLPPRYEDVDEIHNLDSWAKGKRSKRPRIDTPPTEEEYLALCLIMLARSGNGTGPGLTDAATTSQQTSEKKTAELPPVHKKEVSTEHTEQSYKCSVCDKAFSSYQALGGHKASHRKITTTTTAASDDNNPSTSTSTSAVNISALNPTGRSHVCSICHKAFPTGQALGGHKRRHYEGKLGGNSRDLGGGGGHSGSVLTTSDGGASTHTLRDFDLNMPASPELQLGLSIDCERKSQLLPIDQEVESPMPAKKPRLLFSLG; via the coding sequence ATGGCTCTTGAAGCTTTGAAATCACCTACGACGGCAACGCCGACTCTACCACCACGTTATGAAGATGTTGATGAAATTCATAATTTGGATTCTTGGGCTAAAGGAAAACGATCGAAACGACCCCGTATTGATACCCCACCAACTGAAGAAGAGTATTTAGCCCTCTGTCTCATCATGCTCGCTCGCAGCGGAAACGGAACCGGACCCGGTTTAACTGATGCTGCTACTACTTCACAACAAACATCCGAGAAAAAAACCGCCGAGTTGCCACCGGTTCATAAGAAAGAGGTGTCAACAGAGCACACAGAGCAATCTTACAAGTGTAGCGTGTGTGACAAAGCTTTTTCTTCTTATCAAGCACTCGGTGGGCATAAAGCAAGTCACCgtaaaattactactaccaccaccGCCGCCTCTGATGATAACAATCCTTCAACTTCAACTTCCACTAGCGCCGTTAATATCTCTGCTCTTAATCCAACTGGTCGTTCACATGTCTGTTCTATTTGCCACAAGGCTTTTCCTACTGGTCAAGCTTTGGGTGGGCACAAGCGCCGCCACTATGAAGGCAAACTCGGTGGTAACAGCCGCGACTTAGGCGGCGGCGGCGGTCATAGTGGAAGCGTCTTGACTACTTCAGACGGAGGCGCGTCGACTCACACGCTTCGTGACTTTGACCTGAACATGCCTGCTTCGCCGGAATTGCAACTGGGTCTGAGTATTGACTGCGAACGGAAAAGTCAACTGTTGCCGATTGACCAAGAGGTGGAAAGTCCCATGCCTGCAAAGAAACCGCGTTTATTGTTTTCGTTAGGTTGA